A genomic segment from Peribacillus sp. ACCC06369 encodes:
- a CDS encoding SRPBCC family protein: MTTKKENVQFSPTLPYSRYVDPEVFNEERKKIFRKNWILVGHASQVEKVGDFLTLDVAGEPIIVSHGTDGELRAFYNICPHRGMKVENSDKGNKKVLQCGYHGWTFKLDGNVNRAPNFKTNQLGVHSCMKSIRLEVQNAMIFVNLDKNAPSLAEAYQEFLEEMKEYHFFHSLKLVRETRRVVKANWKAVVDNYLECDHCSIAHPGFAKSFDLANFCTTTHDKFTYQYMTASKNSEGDQARFYWIWPNMMINVYPGDGNVNTIQVIPVDAETSLGIYRDYSLNEKTTIEKEEYFNFVDQVRQEDFELVEKLQKGLSSQAFTNGIFSPTEHAAVYFHELIDKNLHD, translated from the coding sequence ATGACTACGAAAAAAGAAAATGTACAGTTTAGCCCAACATTACCTTATTCACGGTATGTTGATCCAGAGGTATTTAATGAAGAAAGAAAAAAGATTTTTAGGAAAAATTGGATATTGGTGGGGCATGCCAGTCAAGTTGAAAAAGTAGGCGACTTCTTGACTTTAGATGTCGCCGGAGAGCCTATTATCGTTTCTCACGGAACTGATGGAGAACTGCGTGCTTTCTATAATATTTGTCCTCATCGTGGAATGAAAGTGGAAAACTCTGATAAAGGAAATAAAAAAGTTTTACAATGTGGATACCATGGATGGACATTCAAATTAGATGGAAATGTAAATAGAGCTCCTAATTTTAAAACGAATCAATTGGGAGTACACAGCTGTATGAAATCCATTCGTTTAGAAGTTCAGAATGCTATGATTTTTGTCAATCTAGACAAAAATGCACCTTCCTTGGCAGAAGCATATCAGGAATTTCTAGAGGAAATGAAAGAGTATCACTTCTTTCATTCTCTAAAACTAGTTAGGGAAACCCGGCGTGTAGTTAAGGCTAATTGGAAAGCTGTTGTTGACAACTACCTTGAATGTGACCATTGTTCCATTGCTCATCCAGGCTTTGCAAAATCTTTTGATCTAGCGAACTTTTGCACAACGACACACGACAAATTCACCTATCAATATATGACAGCAAGCAAGAATTCTGAAGGTGACCAAGCGCGCTTTTATTGGATTTGGCCAAATATGATGATTAACGTTTATCCAGGAGACGGAAATGTGAATACCATTCAAGTAATTCCTGTTGATGCAGAGACGTCGCTAGGTATTTATCGTGATTATTCCCTTAATGAAAAAACAACAATAGAAAAAGAAGAATATTTTAATTTCGTTGATCAAGTACGCCAGGAAGATTTTGAACTTGTGGAAAAATTGCAAAAAGGATTAAGTTCTCAGGCGTTTACAAATGGTATCTTTTCTCCAACTGAACATGCTGCAGTCTATTTTCATGAACTTATTGATAAGAACCTCCATGACTAA
- a CDS encoding aldehyde dehydrogenase family protein: MRYLNYINGKWQEPTTGEYKENLSPHNGENLGEFPSSAAADLHDAVAAAKNAFPDWKKLSFQQRASYLQKAADILKKNVQEVGQDLIKEEGKTFLEGMGEANRAASILEYYAAEARQPLGEVIPSANANTFLYTTRTPLGPVGLITPWNFPIAIPVWKLAPALIYGNTVVIKPADLTPKSVYHVMKALDEAGLPAGVINCVFGRGSIIGAALVEHPDVKAISFTGSNQVGQQIQKQAIGHGKKVQVEMGGKNPLVVLADADLEKAVEIAVGGAFKSTGQKCTATSRVIVEEGIYEAFRERLVARTKELKVGDPLNEETYIGPAVSRSQRDGVLDMIDAGKSEATLLCGGEIPTEEELANGFYVRPAIFENVPQHARIAREEIFGPVIALFKAGNYEEAVMMANDTEYGLSAAICTNNLTSAQRFIEDVEVGLVHVNSETAGTEPQMPFGGCKNSSAGSREQGKSAVEFYTEVKTVYMDRI, encoded by the coding sequence ATGCGTTACTTAAATTATATTAATGGAAAATGGCAAGAACCAACTACAGGGGAGTATAAGGAAAATCTTAGTCCCCATAATGGAGAAAATTTAGGGGAATTTCCATCTAGTGCGGCGGCTGATTTACATGATGCAGTTGCAGCCGCAAAAAATGCATTTCCAGATTGGAAAAAACTGTCGTTTCAGCAACGGGCTTCATACTTGCAGAAAGCAGCTGATATTTTGAAAAAGAATGTGCAGGAAGTAGGTCAGGATTTGATAAAGGAAGAAGGGAAAACATTCTTGGAAGGGATGGGGGAAGCCAACCGTGCCGCTAGCATACTTGAATATTATGCTGCTGAAGCTCGGCAGCCACTTGGGGAAGTAATTCCTTCAGCTAATGCCAATACATTTTTGTACACTACTCGCACTCCGCTCGGTCCGGTGGGATTGATTACACCATGGAACTTTCCTATTGCCATCCCTGTATGGAAATTGGCGCCGGCCCTGATTTACGGGAATACAGTCGTGATTAAACCGGCTGATCTTACACCTAAGTCTGTCTATCATGTGATGAAAGCATTAGATGAAGCCGGTCTTCCAGCTGGTGTCATTAATTGTGTGTTCGGAAGAGGTTCCATCATTGGAGCTGCATTGGTGGAACATCCGGATGTGAAGGCTATATCTTTTACCGGCTCGAATCAAGTAGGTCAGCAAATTCAAAAACAGGCCATTGGACATGGGAAGAAAGTGCAAGTGGAAATGGGAGGGAAAAACCCGCTCGTCGTCCTCGCTGATGCTGATCTTGAAAAAGCAGTTGAAATTGCTGTAGGAGGAGCTTTTAAATCCACGGGGCAAAAATGCACAGCAACTAGTAGGGTGATTGTGGAAGAAGGAATTTACGAGGCTTTCCGTGAACGTCTTGTCGCGCGTACGAAAGAATTAAAAGTGGGCGACCCGCTCAATGAAGAAACATATATCGGTCCTGCTGTATCTAGATCACAACGCGATGGTGTGCTTGATATGATTGATGCTGGGAAATCAGAAGCGACGCTTTTGTGTGGAGGAGAGATTCCGACAGAAGAGGAATTGGCGAACGGTTTTTATGTCAGGCCGGCTATCTTTGAAAATGTTCCTCAACATGCCCGCATTGCACGGGAAGAAATATTTGGGCCAGTCATCGCTCTTTTTAAGGCCGGAAACTATGAGGAAGCAGTTATGATGGCGAATGATACAGAGTATGGATTGAGCGCAGCAATTTGTACGAATAATTTAACGTCTGCTCAACGGTTTATTGAAGATGTCGAAGTGGGTCTTGTACATGTCAATTCGGAAACAGCAGGAACCGAACCGCAAATGCCATTTGGCGGATGTAAAAATTCAAGTGCAGGCAGCCGTGAACAAGGAAAGAGTGCTGTTGAATTCTATACAGAGGTCAAAACAGTCTATATGGATCGGATATAA